In Hyphomicrobiales bacterium, a single window of DNA contains:
- a CDS encoding SURF1 family protein codes for MTTARPRAWPVLLAAGVGLAILLSLGIWQVQRLAWKEGLIAAIDQALAAEPVSLAEALARSDPDFTKVAVAGTFGEKSLRLLTAAPGGAGWMIVQGFTSTEGQSLLVARGVAGDAQEVPAAAGPVQLSGILRRHGARAAFDADNNPAANQWYWWDVPAMQAAALGRPPATPLVLHLLPATPATEGLRVDPPKSDLRNNHLGYAITWFGLAAALVVVAGVFLRGRNKP; via the coding sequence CCTGCTGTCGCTCGGCATCTGGCAGGTGCAGCGTCTGGCGTGGAAAGAGGGGCTGATCGCGGCCATCGACCAGGCGCTGGCGGCTGAACCCGTCAGTCTTGCAGAGGCACTGGCGCGGTCCGATCCCGATTTCACCAAGGTTGCAGTTGCAGGCACGTTCGGAGAAAAATCCTTGCGCCTGCTGACCGCCGCCCCCGGTGGCGCGGGCTGGATGATCGTGCAGGGCTTCACCTCCACCGAGGGTCAAAGTCTGCTGGTGGCGCGCGGCGTGGCGGGAGATGCCCAGGAGGTGCCCGCCGCTGCTGGACCAGTGCAGCTTTCGGGCATCCTGCGCCGGCACGGCGCGCGTGCCGCCTTCGATGCCGACAACAATCCCGCCGCGAACCAATGGTACTGGTGGGATGTCCCGGCCATGCAGGCCGCGGCCCTTGGTCGCCCGCCCGCAACGCCGCTCGTCCTCCATCTCCTGCCGGCCACCCCGGCCACGGAAGGCCTGCGCGTCGATCCCCCGAAATCCGACCTCCGCAACAACCACCTCGGTTACGCCATCACCTGGTTCGGCCTTGCAGCTGCGCTGGTTGTGGTGGCGGGCGTGTTCCTGAGGGGACGTAACAAACCTTGA
- a CDS encoding threonine synthase: protein MKYVSTRGSAPVLSFEDAMISGLARDGGLYVPDQVPVLSVVELKELRGKPFADVAFAVASRFADGAIPERELRRMVDEAYATFAHKAVTPLKQLDSNHFLLELFHGPTIAFKDVAMQLLARLMDWSLERSGTRATIVGATSGDTGGAAIEAFRHSRNASIYILHPHGRVSDVQRRQMTTVHAPHVHNIALEGTFDDCQSIVKALFNDHGFRDGIRLAGVNSINWVRVMAQISYYIYAGLALGAPDRAISFTVPTGNFGNVFAGLMAKRMGLPIDRLVIATNANDILDRTVKSGRYEVKGVHATMSPSMDIQVSSNFERLVYLANNRDAQAVLRAMDGLKQSGAFSLASDALQSIRDEFDSGASGEAETAAMMRTILEETGEVLDPHTAVAVAVARQNQGAAPMVSLATAHPAKFPDAVQAAVGLRPGLPQRFEHLMTAQESFTVLPNSVEAVKDHIKARAPL, encoded by the coding sequence ATGAAATACGTCTCGACCCGTGGTTCCGCTCCTGTCCTCTCTTTCGAGGATGCCATGATTTCCGGGTTGGCCCGGGATGGGGGCCTTTATGTGCCGGATCAGGTGCCGGTCCTTTCCGTCGTTGAACTGAAGGAGCTGCGCGGCAAGCCCTTCGCCGATGTGGCCTTCGCCGTGGCGAGCCGCTTTGCCGATGGCGCCATCCCCGAGCGCGAACTCCGCCGCATGGTGGACGAGGCTTATGCCACCTTCGCCCACAAGGCGGTGACACCGCTGAAGCAACTCGACTCCAACCACTTCCTGCTGGAACTGTTTCACGGCCCCACCATTGCCTTCAAGGACGTGGCCATGCAGTTGCTGGCCCGCCTGATGGATTGGTCGCTGGAACGCTCCGGCACCCGCGCCACCATTGTCGGCGCAACATCGGGCGATACCGGTGGTGCGGCCATCGAAGCCTTCCGCCACAGCCGCAACGCATCGATCTACATCCTGCATCCGCACGGTCGCGTCTCCGACGTGCAGCGCCGCCAGATGACGACCGTCCATGCGCCGCATGTCCACAACATCGCGCTCGAAGGCACCTTCGACGACTGCCAGTCCATCGTGAAGGCGCTCTTCAACGACCATGGCTTCCGCGACGGCATCCGCCTCGCCGGCGTCAACTCCATCAACTGGGTCCGCGTCATGGCCCAGATTTCCTACTACATCTATGCAGGCCTCGCCCTTGGCGCCCCCGATCGCGCCATCTCCTTCACCGTGCCCACGGGCAATTTCGGCAATGTCTTCGCCGGGCTGATGGCAAAGCGCATGGGACTGCCGATCGACCGCCTGGTGATCGCCACCAACGCCAACGACATCCTCGACCGCACCGTGAAATCCGGCCGCTACGAGGTGAAGGGCGTGCACGCGACCATGAGTCCCTCCATGGACATTCAGGTCTCCAGCAATTTCGAGCGCCTCGTCTATCTCGCCAACAACCGGGACGCGCAGGCGGTGCTCCGCGCCATGGACGGCCTCAAGCAGTCCGGCGCCTTCAGCCTGGCCTCGGATGCGCTGCAATCGATCCGCGACGAATTCGATTCCGGCGCAAGCGGCGAGGCGGAAACCGCTGCCATGATGCGCACCATTCTGGAAGAGACGGGCGAGGTGCTGGACCCGCACACGGCCGTTGCCGTCGCCGTGGCGCGCCAGAACCAGGGGGCGGCCCCCATGGTTTCGCTGGCCACCGCCCACCCCGCCAAGTTCCCTGACGCGGTGCAGGCGGCCGTCGGGCTAAGGCCCGGTTTACCCCAACGATTTGAACACTTGATGACGGCGCAAGAAAGTTTCACAGTGCTTCCCAACAGCGTGGAAGCGGTGAAGGACCACATCAAGGCCCGCGCCCCGCT